A stretch of DNA from Leopardus geoffroyi isolate Oge1 chromosome B3, O.geoffroyi_Oge1_pat1.0, whole genome shotgun sequence:
GGGTTTGGTGGTTCTCATCTGATACCTTTAGCCCCTCAGACGAGGTTCTGGCATTGCCAGCAAGTTCTGGCAAGAGGGATGAACTCAAGGGGTTTCGACTCAGCCTAAGAGGAAGAGCATTATCGTTCTTGAACATCTGTCCGGACTCCTCCAGTGGCCGATGCCACATCCTCAGGCCCATGTCAGCTGGTTCAGGCTGGCCAGGGGCACGTGTGTGGGCTTGTGCCAGATCGTCCCTATCAAGGCCATCCGCCTTTACTCACTCACACGGGGTTTCAGAGAAGCCCAACAGAGATGAGTCACCTTTTTAACCCattcccatctcccctcccttccctagCCCTGGACATCTGGGGACAGAGTCAAAGTTATATTTGGCCCTAATCTCTGCAAAAGGAATAAACCAGAAATTGTTGCAGCTGGTTGGAGGTCAAGGGAGGCTAATTTGGGGAAGCTGTTTGGAGGAGGCGGCAGCTTAAAAAGAGGAGGTATCCCGGTTCAGGACAAAAGGGGCCCTGCACAGTGACCACTGACCTTGGGAAACCCCAGATATGGCCTGCTTAGGCCATGTGGACCTGAGAGGCCCTCTGGCCTGCTCTCCAAACCTTTGGCCCCTCCCAGGCCTTGTCTTCAGACAGACCCAGGCTTGGAGAAGTCAGCTGTTGTTCCCCAGCCGTGGTGGAAACAATAGGGCCGGATCTGACCACTCACCAGGGACTATCAATAGCTCTTCAGCAGGAAGCAATATGGGGTGATGTAGGAAGTTCTGGCCCATTTGGGGTCCAGCAATGCACATGGTCTCCATCTggcctcagagcctttgctccTTGCTGGACCCAAGCTGATGAgctgccacccccgcccccaaagaCAGCTGGGAGCACGGtccaagagagaagcagagatggtGGGTACCACCACCAGGCCCCAGCCGTGGCCCCAGCCCACCCACAGAGGTCGGTCATGGCGTGGAGAGTGTTGCCCAAGAGCCAAAGCATGGGGCATGTCGTAGAAAGAATTTGAGCAGGGATCAGTTTGAGGTAAGAACGGTTCTCCTGGAACTCCATTTCTGGGGGCTGCGACCACCAGGCCAGGTGACACAGTGAGGGATGGTTTCCCTTTAGGCCCAAGAGGGACTAGACCCAGAATGGACAATCCTCTAGGGCCCAGGAGAGGAGAGTCAGAGCTGGCAGAGGCCCCTGGCTCCAGGAACCTTTGAGGAGGAGACCTGAGTTGCTTGGAATGGCTGGGTCTGGCTTCCTGTGGAGCCAAGTCTGGGCTGGACACAGGTGAGGCGGTGCCTTCTGGTGCCAGGACCAGGCAGGTGACAAGGCAGTGCCACATAGGAGAACTGTGCGGCCGCACCAGCATGAAaccccctccctgcagcccagccCACCTGTGTTCTCTGCAGTacctctcctcctccaggcaAGAGTCTGAACTTTGACCCCAgcttcctctctcccagcctccttctTTGGTGAGAACCACCTGGAGGTGCCCGTGGCCACAGCTTTGACCGACATAGACCTCCAGCTGCAGTTCTCCACATCCCAGTCCGAAGCCTTGCTTCTCCTGGCAGCAGGCCAGGCTGACCACCTCCTGCTGCAACTCTACTCCGGACGTCTGCAGGTCAGTGACATCTCCCTGctggcctcctcctccagctttGAATGGCCCCCAGCCAGTTGGGTGACCTGGTGTGAGTCACTTTCACCTTGGGGTCTCTAGGTCTCCACTGTGCAATGGCAGCTCCAAACGGGGGACTCCCACACAGACGGGCTGTGCCCTGCAGCCCTCCACCCACACTTCCCCCCACGACCCCCGACCGGGCTTGTGCTTTACCACACCACCCACCTGCATTCCAGCCCCCAAGTGGTCTCTCACTGCCAGGCCCCCGCTCATtccactccctctgcctgggccctGCCTCACCCCAGCCCCGCCTTGAGTGTGGACATCGCTTCTTCCAGGAGGTGCTCACCTGGGCTGGGTACCCTCTCCTGGGCTCCCAGCAACCCCTGCAAATCCCTCTGCCCGAGCACCAGTCACCCTGCAGCTCCGTTGTCTGTCCATCATGGTAACAACCAGCCTACCAAAGCATCTCCATTTTTCCGTTTCATCCTACAAGTCACCCCCAGCTTTATTAGCAAGGAGTCTTCTGGCTCTGTCTTGAGGCTCCCCCCAGCCATGAAGAGTTTGAGACCCTGAGGCCTTAGTCCAGATTTGGGAAAGCCATCTGTTTCCACACCCCAGCGGGGTGAGGACTATGGGTGGTCATCCATCTGCTGCTGCCATTGCTTCTCACTGCCACAAGGTGTCACTGTTGAACAAAGGCCTGGTACAGCCTGGCACTGATGCTCTTCCCTTCTGCCGGGTACAGTGATGCCACAGCCCTGTGGAGGTGCTCCGTACTTGGACTCCCAAGGCCACAGTTCTTAGTTCTCTGCTCTTCCAGTTCCCACACTCTGCCACCACCCATTCTAGCATCTGGTTGTGGGAACACCACACCTGAGTCAGTTCTGGTGCCAAAGTCACAGAGACAGAACCATGTTCTTCTCTCCCCAAGGATCCCTCACCTCAGGTCAAGGAGCTTTTGTTTACTTAACCTTCAAAACAGAGAGCTTCTGATTGGGCCCCCATCCCTGAACAGTGACCCAATGACCCAAAGGTGTCCAGGGGATTCCCACGTGCCCATTTTTCCAGGGGTGAATCTTCTGGATGCCAGGGTGGTTTTTCTGATGGCTCTCACTCAGAGGAAAGTGggagagaattaaaaatacaggCTGAATCTCTAGGGAAGCATCTTGCTACGTGTCATTCCCTGATTCACATCAGGGACCCCAGAGCCCATCCAGACCCAGCACAGCGATCACTTTGGTGAGCGTTTGGGGGATGAGTAAAGAGGTGGCAGGAAGGGGACAGGGGTGGCATGAGAAGCTCTTGTCCCAAGCCCTCTGCTCTGGGGACTCCAATGTGGCAGACCAACTGTGTGCTTACAGTAAAAGCGGATGGATCCCCACTgcattcctccctctctcctcaggTCAGACTCACCCTGGGCCAGGAGGAGCTGAAGCTGCAGACCTCAGCTGGGACTCTGCTGAGCGACTCCGTCCTCCACACCGTGCAGCTGACTATTTCCGACCGCGAGGCCTTGTTGTCAGTCGATGGGCTCCTGAATGCCTCAGCCCCAGTCCCGGGAGCTCCCCTAGAGGTCCCCTATGGGCTCTTCCTGGGGGGCACTGGGAGCCTTGGCCTGCCCTACGTGAGGGGAACCAGTCGGCCCCTGAGGGGCTGCCTCCATGCTGCCACCCTCAATGGCCGCAACCTCCTGCGACCACTAACGCCAGACGTGCCTGAGGGCTGTGCTGAAGAGTTTTCTGCTGATGACAGTGTGGCTCTGGGCTTCTCTGGGCCCCACTCACTGGCTGCCTTCCCTGCCTGGAGCACTCGGGATGAAGGCACCCTGGAGTTTACACTCACCACTCggagccaccgggcgcccctgGCCTTCCAGGCAGGGGGCCGGCATGGGGATTTCATCTACGTGGACATATTTGAGGGCCACCTGCGGGCTGTGGTCGAGAAGGGCCAGGGCACTGTATTGCTCCACAACAGCGTGCCTGTGGCCGACGGGCAACCCCATGAGGTCAGCGTCCATGTGGATGCTCACCAGCTGGAAATCTCCGTGGACCAGTACCCCACACGCACTTCCAACCGTGGGGTCCTCAGCTACCTGGACCCACGTGGCAGTCTTCTCCTTGGGGGGCTGGACACAGAGGCCTCTCGCCACCTCCAGGAACATCGCCTGGGCCTGGCGCCGGGGGCTGTCAATGTCTCCCTACTGGGCTGCATGGAGGACCTCAGCATCAATGGCCAGAGGCAGGGGCTCCGGGAGGCCTTGCTGACTCACAGCATGGCGGCCGGCTGCCGGCTGGAGGAAGACGAATACGAGGACGACACCTACGGCCCGTACGAAGCTTTCTCCACCCTGGCACCTGAGGCTTGGCCAGCCATGGAGCTGCCCGAGCCCTGCGTGCCTGAAGCGGGGTTGCCTCCTGTCTTTGCCAACTTTACCCAACTGCTGACCATCAGCCCGCTGGTGGTGGCCGAGGGTGGCACAGCCTGGCTTGAGTGGCGGCACGTGCAGCCCACGCTGGACCTGAGCGAGGCCGAGCTGCGCAAATCCCAGGTGCTGTTCAGCGTGAGCCGTGGGGCACGCCACGGGGAGTTGGAGCTGGACATCCCCGGTGCCCAGGCACGGAAGATGTTCACCCTCTTGGATGTGGTGAACCGCAAGGCCCGCTTCGTCCATGATGGCTCTGAGGACACCTCTGACCAGCTGGTGCTGGAGGTGTCAGTGACTGCTCGGGTGCCCGTGCCCTCCTGCCTCCGGAGGGGTCAAACTTACATCCTGCCAATCCAGATAAACCCTGTCAACGACCCACCCCGCGTCATCTTCCCACACGGCAGCCTCATGGTGATCCTAGAACACACACAGAAGCTGCTGGGGCCAGAGGTTTTCCAGGCCTACGACCCAGACTCTTCCTGCGAGGGCCTCACCTTCCAGCTCCTTGGCACCCCCACTGGCCTCCCCGTGGAGCGCCGAGACCAGCCTGGGGAGCCAGCAACCGAGTTCTCCTGCCGGGAGCTGGAGGCGGGCAGCCTAGTCTATGTCCACCGTGGTGGGCCCACCCAGGACCTGACGTTCCGGGTCAGCGATGGGCTGCAGGCCAGCCCTCCCGCCACCCTGAAGGTGGTGGCCGTCCGGCCCACCATTCAGATCCGCCACAACACCGGGCTGCACCTGGCCCAGGGCTCCGCCGCACCTGTCTTGCCCGCCAACCTGTCGGTGGAGACCAACGCTGTGGGGCAGGATGTGAGCGTGCTGTTCCGAGTCACCGAGGCCCCGCGGTTCGGGGAGCTGCAGAagcagggggcaggtggggccgAGGGTGCTGAGTGGCGAGCCACGCAGGCATTCCACCAGCGGGACATGGAGCAGGGCCGCGTGAGATACCTGAGCACCGACCCACAGCATCGCACGGAGGACTCTGTGGAGAACCTGGCCCTGGAGGTACAGGTGGGGCAGGAGATCCTGAGCAATCTGTCCTTCCCAGTGACCATCCAGAGAGCCACAGTGTGGCTGCTGCGGCTGGAGCCACTGCACACTCAGAACACCCAGCAGGAGGCACTCACCACAGCCCACCTGGAAGCcaccctggaggaggaggaggcaggcccAAGCCCCACCACCTTCCACTATGAGGTGGTTCAGGCCCCCAGGAAGGGTAATCTTCGGCTACAGGGCACACGGCTGTCAGATGGCCAGAGCTTCACCCAGAATGACCTGCAGGCCGGTCGGGTGACCTACGGGGCCACAGCACGTGCCTCGGAGGCAGTCGAGGACATCTTCCGTTTCCGTGTCATAGCTCCGCCACACTTCTCCCCACTCTATACCTTCCCCATCCACATTGGTGGTGACCCGGACGCCCCCGTCCTCACCAACATCCTCCTCTCGGTGCCCGAGGGTGGCGAGGGTATCCTCTCTGCTGACCACCTCTTCGTCAAGAGTCTCAACAGTGCCAGCTACCTCTATGAGGTCATGGAGCGGCCCCGCCATGGGAGGTTAGTTTGGAGGGGGGCACAGGACCAGGCCGCCACGGTGACATCCTTCACCAACGAGGACCTGCTGCAGGGCCGGCTGGTTTACCAGCATGACAACTCTGAAACCACAGAAGATGACATCCCATTTGTGGCTACCCGCCAGAGCGAGGGCAGTGGTGGCATGGCCTGGGAGGAGGTACGAGGCGTCTTCCGCGTGGCCATCCAGCCTGTAAACGACCACGCTCCCGTGCAGACCATCAGCCGCGTCTTCCACGTGGCCAGGGGTGGGCGGCGGCTGCTGACAACAGACGACGTGGCCTTCAGTGATGCTGACTCTGGCTTTGCTGACACTCAGCTGGTACTAACCCGCAAAGACCTTCTCTTCGGCAGTATTGTGGCTGTGGATGAGCCCACGCGGCCCATCTACCGCTTCACCCAGGAGGACCTCAGGAAGAGGCGAGTCCTGTTTGTGCACTCGGGGGCCGACCGCGGCTGGATTCAGCTGCAGGTGTCGGACGGGCAGCACCAGGCCACCGCGCTGCTCGAAGTGCAGGCCTCGGAGCCCTACCTCCATGTGGCCAATGGCTCCAGCCTCGTGGTCCCTCAGGGAGGCCAGGGCACCATTGACACAGCTGTGCTCCACCTGGACACCAACCTAGATATCCGCAGTGGGGATGAGGTCCGCTACCGAGTCACGGCTGGCCCGCACTGGGGGCAGCTGCTCCGGGCCGGCCAGCCAGCCACAGTCTTCTCCCAGCAGGACCTGCTGGACGGGGCCATTCTCTACAGCCACAACGGCAGCCTTAGCCCTCGAGACACCCTGGCCTTCTCTGTGGAGGCAGGGCCTGTGCACACAGATGCCACCCTACAAGTGACCATTGCCCTAGAGGGGCCACTGGCCCCGCTGCATCTGGTCCGGCACAAGAAGATCTACGTCTTCCAGGGGGAGGCGGCTGAGATCAGAAAGGATCAGCTGGAGGTAAAGGACCGGGGGCCAGAGAAGGGGGGCCCTTCCATCCAGCCTTCATGCCCTGTGTGCTCGG
This window harbors:
- the CSPG4 gene encoding chondroitin sulfate proteoglycan 4, whose amino-acid sequence is MSSSQQPPPPAPALALAVALTLVMLARPSSAASFFGENHLEVPVATALTDIDLQLQFSTSQSEALLLLAAGQADHLLLQLYSGRLQVRLTLGQEELKLQTSAGTLLSDSVLHTVQLTISDREALLSVDGLLNASAPVPGAPLEVPYGLFLGGTGSLGLPYVRGTSRPLRGCLHAATLNGRNLLRPLTPDVPEGCAEEFSADDSVALGFSGPHSLAAFPAWSTRDEGTLEFTLTTRSHRAPLAFQAGGRHGDFIYVDIFEGHLRAVVEKGQGTVLLHNSVPVADGQPHEVSVHVDAHQLEISVDQYPTRTSNRGVLSYLDPRGSLLLGGLDTEASRHLQEHRLGLAPGAVNVSLLGCMEDLSINGQRQGLREALLTHSMAAGCRLEEDEYEDDTYGPYEAFSTLAPEAWPAMELPEPCVPEAGLPPVFANFTQLLTISPLVVAEGGTAWLEWRHVQPTLDLSEAELRKSQVLFSVSRGARHGELELDIPGAQARKMFTLLDVVNRKARFVHDGSEDTSDQLVLEVSVTARVPVPSCLRRGQTYILPIQINPVNDPPRVIFPHGSLMVILEHTQKLLGPEVFQAYDPDSSCEGLTFQLLGTPTGLPVERRDQPGEPATEFSCRELEAGSLVYVHRGGPTQDLTFRVSDGLQASPPATLKVVAVRPTIQIRHNTGLHLAQGSAAPVLPANLSVETNAVGQDVSVLFRVTEAPRFGELQKQGAGGAEGAEWRATQAFHQRDMEQGRVRYLSTDPQHRTEDSVENLALEVQVGQEILSNLSFPVTIQRATVWLLRLEPLHTQNTQQEALTTAHLEATLEEEEAGPSPTTFHYEVVQAPRKGNLRLQGTRLSDGQSFTQNDLQAGRVTYGATARASEAVEDIFRFRVIAPPHFSPLYTFPIHIGGDPDAPVLTNILLSVPEGGEGILSADHLFVKSLNSASYLYEVMERPRHGRLVWRGAQDQAATVTSFTNEDLLQGRLVYQHDNSETTEDDIPFVATRQSEGSGGMAWEEVRGVFRVAIQPVNDHAPVQTISRVFHVARGGRRLLTTDDVAFSDADSGFADTQLVLTRKDLLFGSIVAVDEPTRPIYRFTQEDLRKRRVLFVHSGADRGWIQLQVSDGQHQATALLEVQASEPYLHVANGSSLVVPQGGQGTIDTAVLHLDTNLDIRSGDEVRYRVTAGPHWGQLLRAGQPATVFSQQDLLDGAILYSHNGSLSPRDTLAFSVEAGPVHTDATLQVTIALEGPLAPLHLVRHKKIYVFQGEAAEIRKDQLEAAQEAVPPADIVFSVKTPPRAGYLVMLSHGASVAEPPSLDPVQSFSQEAVDAGRVLYLHSRPEAWSDAFSLDVASGVGAPLEGVRVELEVLPAAIPLETQNFSVPEGGSRTLAPPLLRVTGPYFPTLPGLDLQVLEPPQHGALRREEGPQEGTLSAFSWKEVEQQLIRYVHDGSETLTDSFVLVANASEMDRQSHPVAFTITILPVNDQPPILTTNTGLKMWEGATVPFPPEALRATDSDSGPEDLVYTIERPSNGQVVLRAAPGTEVHSFTQAQLDGGLVLFSHRGALDGGFHFSLSDGEHTSPGHFFRVTAQKQLLLSLEGSRTLTVCPGSVQPLSSQSLRASSSAGTDPHHLLYRVVQGPRLGRLFHARQGGSGEALVNFTQAEVYAGTVLYEHEMPPEPFWEVRDAVELQLSSPPAPDVATTLAVAVSFEAACPQRPSRLWSNKGLWVPEGQRAEITRDALDASNLLATIPSPQRPEHDVLFQITQFPTRGQLLVSGEPLDAGRPHFLQSELAAGQLVYAHGGGGTQQDGFRFRAHLQGPAGASVSGPQTSEAFAITVRDVNERPPRPQASVPLRLTRGSRAPVSRAQLSVVDPDSAPGEIEYEVQRAPLNGFLSLAGAGPGPVIRFTQADVDAGRLAFVANGSSVAGIVQLSVSDGASPPLPVALAVDVLPAAIDVWLRAPLEVPQALGHSSLSREQLQVVSDREEPDAAYRLTRGPRFGQLLVAGQPATAFSQLQVDQGEVVFAFTNFSSSHDHFSVLALARGANASATVNVTVRALLRVWAGGPWPQGATLRLDSTVLDAGELANRTGSVPRFRLLAGPRHGRVVRVPRARTEPRDSQLVEQFTQRDLEDGRLGLEVDRPEGRSPGPAGDSLTLELWAQGVPPAVASLDFDTEPYNAARPYSVALLSLPEAAQTEARNPESSTPTGEPGPLASSPVPTVARRGFLGFLEANMFSVIIPVCLVLLLLALILPLLFYLRKRNKTGKHDVQVLTAKPRNGLASDTETFRKVEPGQAIPLTAVPSQGPPPGGQPDPELLQFCRTPNPALKNGQYWV